In the Arachis hypogaea cultivar Tifrunner chromosome 20, arahy.Tifrunner.gnm2.J5K5, whole genome shotgun sequence genome, TTCTGGGTATGAGACTATTTCAAATAATCTCCTGCAACTCGAGCAACAGCAAAAACAGAGTTTAAAACTTAAAGTTTTAAGctaacttgattcaaccccccttctcaagTTTAAATAGAACCATcagtatgtaatgtgaattaatgattgggttgaggaTTGTgtagccttgtatgcttggtgtattgagaatttgatgtactgggtaatgagtattgatttgtggtttatccatttaaattgtgaaattgggccggaggccgtgaattttgggccggaggccggggaaaggtaagaaaggtaagttgatgtgtgcattgtatgatgacacaagtgattggatgaatttcagataatgaatatatgaatgattgggttggttattgaacaatatggtttgagaagttgaagtgtggaatttggtaaatttgggtgaaattatatagatgaggcatgtttggttttggttgagatatattatgtggtcatatatgtgattatgattattgatgccttggtggtattatgatgcattagagatatgtatgttgtgatatatacttgaggagtgattaaggttgatttgtgggtgaaaccacgtgatagtgagtatgatattgattatgtataatgatggttgattggaaatagtgttgttgaaatttggcatgaggaagagtatatgatatgtaaatgtgtttgagtttgagaaagtgtcaatgtgtgagttgaggatggtttgatgttgattttggtacattttgattgatttcaaaaagggttgaaattggcatgttttgattgactttggaaagagttgaaaatggcttgttttgaaaatggcactttgtggttttgtatgaaaacatggttttttttggcatactttgacgggacataacctggactacggatctctgttttctgccaaatctgtttagaaatgaaattggatccgggatgtccatgccgttcgaagaacgggtgaaaaatgatttaaaatgagaaagttatgaccgtcggaagattgggggttgaatctgtaaattctgcaccttttaacttagaaaatttttagcagaacgaccctacgcgcgtaggcgcacttggcgcgtgcgcgccgttcttccagaaagcaccatccacgcgtgcgcatggtgtgcgcgggcgcgtcgatgcgctgcaccaattgcccagccatttttcagagagttgtgccaggattgtgccagttttgtgcctgggcgcaagagcacccacgcgtacgcgtggctgacgcttgcgcgccgtttggatatttttcaacccgcacGTTCGTGCATATGGCGCTTGCGTGTCGATGAGTTTTtggtcatccacgcgtgcgcgtggagtgcgcgtacgcgtggccctgtttttatgccaaagttgatttttgagtttgtaaaaccaaatctcatacttctaagcctccgatctcacctcttatgtattaaatcattatgatatgcctagcaatgagaaaggagctaggggatatggtaacttgcgagtgaagcaaggggaaaagttatgatcaaagatgattatatgagatatggaggatgacggtggaagtactgtgtatgccatgagccggagggctatatttattgataaatggcccgttcttgattggaccatgagccggatggctgagttattgccgggttacggcaaagccattattgtctatggctgagtataaatgcatatatgattaatgaatgaatatgttaaatggataataatgaaaaaatattgaaatgtgatgtgcgaccccgggtagtaggcagtggcgttgtccacttgctccgggtatgagacgggaaaggaggattatgataaacgagtttaatcatggagttttgaataaatgtgtatttgtgatacctgggtagtagcaagggtcgtggttcgtcccgcttgctctgggtcattgtctgagaattgataataatgaagggtgattatgaataaatgtttatttgtgatacttggatagtagtaagggttgtggttcgtcccacttgctccaagttaatgtttgagatttggtaacaatgaatattgataatatgaattgagattgaatgaatatatgtttgagatacctgggcagtagcaagggttgtggttcgtcccacttgctccgggccaatgcttgagatacctgggtagtagcaagggttgtggttcgtcccacttgctccaggtcagagattgtgacgcctgggtagtagcggcagtagtggtgaatccactcactccaggttgagcttttaaacacccgcctgggtagtagccgcagtagtggttattccactggctctgggttgagcgggtagtagcaagggggttgtagctcaaacctacttgctccgcaatgggtgtttctgtccaatggttagctaccaggacatgtcgggttggctatataaccgacagatgatatcatcagccatagggcaggcattcatcatttgcatatgtttgaattgtttgggtttgccatttgtcttggatttctacatcatatatgccatgttacctgactatatgctacttgttctacttgtatcatgtttgtgtattacttgcctgtattgcttgtgtttgtacaactgagaggcccctcatgctggtgtcggtgggtgtcagggctgttcttgatgggatgaattgatgatgcgattccatgatgatgtattgatataaaactgttgaggcagaacaactggtgatggttttgcttatgattctgagtctgattcgtggaagagtcagcgagttggaaaacatgtgaaacatgaattggatttagcactcccttatgacagttgcctattcatggattagcgagaacctaggatgaataattggtgaagaagtttaggatgcttagtgagtttttgttgcagtacattgaatttatttggcacttttaccgtactgggaacccatgggcccagggttctcattccgtatatatctcttgtttttcagatacaggtccaggtgctcagaagtgagttgtggatcgtctgagagacggcgaagatctttatttcctctactttgtgttttgattagaatctctccacctttgttttggaaagtttatattatgtattgaactctttgaatttgcctatagaggctctcatgtttccttcgggagagattaggatatactgttgtcaactaatttcataatgtaccctagccgacctaaacttcgcgggtcgcgactagtggctatttacttatgttatatatatctatctgttatctatctcttaatctcctctacgccttgtccgtatatcattttcggcttcacggtttatcttttgttgtcgaaacgtgaaagatacgtcttcgcgattttatttcaactcttttcaggcttctcgattaatactcctttcgaaattacctatatttatttattaaaaatccacctgagagtcgtaccaccgtaatatcattgacttatgactcgagcataaggatttgaatattagggtgttacacttactgatcgagatcagaaaatttggagatcattgagtactctgattccgatttcatggcatatggttaTGAAACTTTGTCATTGAGTTTCGTATAGTAAATGACATTGAAAGgtcattaaatatattttatgacAATAAATCAGCAGTACTATACACCAACAACAATAAAAGCTTGACAAAATCGAAACATATAGccatcaagttcttagttgttaaagaaaaagtaaaaaaaaaaaaagattttcacagaacatataggaacagagtatatgctagcaaACCCATTAACCAAGGGATTGATCTCTAAAGTCTTTTATGAGCACACTGCTCGAATATGTGCCAATATTTGTGATGCCTtagtttagtgggagtttattttatactatatgtcctatgacagatattgaattatttttctgcAGAACTAAGTTGATGATTTGTTTCATattatgtgaaatgttcattttgcaatatttattttgtgtttgatttcaataaagttttaaagttAGACCAGCtagaaatagacatgcatgagatcacttggcatgtaatttttatattactcatccaaatttaatctatgtcgttaagtatattaggatggtgattgccGTGGTACATTAATGTAATAAAAGTTATGGTAATTTCATATCTAATatatgagacggaccagattgttaaagtaataaaGGAAATAGCATTCAAATATGCGCATaaaagtttataagatgtgattatatctagaaaaaatatatgtatagcgtaagtgggagattgttaggaaattattttaattttctaatttgtttgtgggcaatacatacattaattataatcacaaattatgccatttcaaattaaatgacttatataatggtgatctcatctattgttataaatgctaaattgaataagtcataattacttttgatttgaaattaaatgataataaaaccagatattatcttttgtactttagataattatcttttggatttcagatatattatcttttgaactttagatactatttttatttggaCTTTAGGGTTTAATGGATGCCATGTTTAAATATAAATAGTGCTTTTAGATTTCGGTCCCCAACATACCAAAGCCGTCTTAGCAACTCCTTCTCCATCAGAGAAGTTGCACAGCCGCCTAGGAATGCAGAAaggttttgattgaggaagattgAAAGAACCATAAGATCCAAACTCTTCCAATcatgattcatgtttatgaattcaggtagaTTTCCACATTCAAGTATTTTATTTCTTAGTGATCTAACATGAAAAATATTTGGGTTAAGGAATTCTGAAAAAAGTGGTTGAGGAAAGTAAAGTGAGCCTGTAACAGATGTGACAGGAAGTGTTACCAACTCATTGTCCTGTTATTTGAGTGACAGGTCTCAGAAAGTGCAATCAAAGAGGAAGAGAAAATCCAATGATGAGGAAGAACTTTGTAAACCTAGAGAAAAGCTAGACAGTGGATTGTTCGGTGAATACTtggagaaaatatggaggagttTCTCGGAAGAGAAGAGAAGGCGCTGCACATACTTTGACAGCTTATGGTTTAACCTATACAGGAGTAAATCATCTAAAGACAAGGTGCTGGCTTGGATAAAAAAGGCTAATATTTTCTCAAAGGCATATGTTTTTGTTCCAATAGTTTGCTGGGGTCACTGGAGCCTCTTGATCTTCTGCCATTTTGGTGAGAGCTCGCAAACAAATACTAGATCACCTTGCATGTTGTTGCTAGATTCTCTTGCAATGGCGAATCCAAGGCGACTTGAACCGGAGATAAGAAGATTTGTGCTAGACATTTATCAGGCAGCGAACAGGCCTGAAACTAAGAATATTATATCTCGAATTCCATTGTTGATTCCTAAGGTGCCGCAACAAAGAGACGGTAATGAATGTGGGAACTTTGTCCTCTATTTCATTAAATTGTTTCTTAGTCTCGCTCCAGATGATTTTAGTTTGGAAGGGTATCCTTACTTTATGAAAAAAGATTGGTTTACCCACGAAGGCTTGGATAGGTTTCGTGAGGGACTTGATTCAATGGGTTAGAAGTTCTAAAATTTTAGTACAAACTGTTTGTAACATACTAATATGTGCAGTTCAACTTTATCGGACTTTATTTTCTGCTGGAATGGAACTGATACTCAAGTACTCTTATGGATATTTATGAAGTTAATAAACTTGCATATTAGTAGGAACATtttttaacccaaaaaaaaaaaaaaaatctataggTAACACAATGTTTGTGGTATCATGTATTACAATCCTAattctaataagtaataacataGTGTTACATCCATAATGTGTTATCTTATGAAGAGGCATAGCTAGCTATTAGTGCAAGTCGTCATGGCACCAATTAAGCCACATGCATGTGATTGCAAATGCATGAAAGGACGCTACTCATATTCATCAAACTTCTCAATCAACCATGAATCTTTTATTTGCATGTTAATATCTCCACTTTCATCAGCCAAATCAACCTAAACCAGGAAACCTCACACAAAATCAACTCTTTTTATCACATGCCATATGTCTCGTATTTCTAGTTCTACTTTAAGGATACCACGAACTTAATTAATCTTAATCTCATGTGATCCATGTTTTATATGACGTAATttcttttggaacaaaatttatttgtgaattattTTCGGATTGTGAAAATTGAATGATTAAAGAAAATATCACATTTGACACTTTTTATGTCCTTGTCAAGagtaaaagcaaaagaaaaaaaaatttgataattctttttagtataaaagaaataaaagtactcttatgtttaaatatattacatgaaaatatttttttatttaataattatatttagaaataataatataaaaatattttttatttataatattaaaaaaaatttaagtaaaaaaattaaaaaattataagtgataacttctaaataaaaatatttttttgtcaaccaattttattttgaattcagCACACTTGATATGAGTAAATttggagaagaaaaaaattatggcatgatttttattattagtaaatAGTAACTCTCAACTTGTTAGAATGTTAGGGACTAATTTACATAAAcagtttaattaagtttttttaaaaaaacttaaaacatAAACATTTGTATTACAAatagtttataaattaaataaattattttatatttaatattttagccAAAAAGTGCTCTGTTACATACTTGATAGAATTTCATAtgcatacacatatatatataaaatacagcATCTATCCATTCACTCAAAGTAGTACTTTGGTACAAGTGTAGAACTTAACAACCATAACAACTTTGTCGGACcaattattatgatttcttgAAATTCTTAAGTGGtattgaaataagaaaaagaaatgagtAGATACTTGGAAGTGTGAGGAAGTAGGCAACTAGGATGGTAGCAGCATTATTGTGAAGCATACAAGTGCAGATGCAATGTTGTTGTATAATCTATAGGCTGCAAGCAAATTTAATGCGGTCGCGAGTTATGTGTTTGAGTGAAGGGCAACCAGAGAGTGCCATTGTCATTTCAAGCTCATCTCTAAGCATCTTCAGCACTTTCCTCACACCAGCCTCACCATCCACAGCTAATGAAAACACCACTGCTCTTCCAATCTGAAATCAATTCTCATTCAACACATGTTCCTATATAACATCAtaatatatacatttttctttcatatacTTACAAATACGCCACATGCTCCAAGAGCCAATGCTTTAAACACATCTGTCCCTCGCCGGATTCCACCGTCCACCAAAACAGGAACTCTTCCTTCTACAGCTTCCACTATCTGATCAAGCCATTTATTTTCTTACAGCGACTCAACAGAAATGGAAAACCACTCACTTTCCAGTTACAATTTACAACACAATACCTCTTCCAAAACCATAATTGTTGCGGGTACATAATCAAGTTGCCGAGCTCCATGATTGGAAACAATGATTCCTGCAGCTCCATTTTCTATAGCTAACCTTGCTGCATAATTAGCATGGGATGTGGAATTTCATTCAACATAGAAAAACAACAGgctaaagtattaaattggtcttaTACGTTTGAGACGAAATCCTgtttttgtccttaaagtttaaaatgttttatttgaattcaaaaaagtttcatttagcttcaatgtCGTGtatctggagcttgtacttattctTCATATTATCGATCTTGTACTAttgtcatgtaggacatttcgttaattatttaactttgactttATGGTGAAACTCTATTGaatctaaataaaacttttttggattcaaatagaatacttcaaaatttaaaaaccaaAACAAGATTACACCCAAACGTAGAGGACCAATGTAGTACTTTACCCAAAACAATATTAGCAAAGATCAATAGAAAGGGTCTGATTCAGTATGCTTATTACCATCTACAGCAGTAAGTACACCCTTCACCAGAATTGGCAATGAAGTAATCGTTTGAAGCCATTTCACATCCTGTAACAAGTTTTTAAAACACTACTGTCGCATGCATTTGCCTCCAATGTAAAATATGTTAATAACAAATCACCTTCCAGTTAAGAGACGGGTCGATTTGGCCACGAGCATGAGAAATTTGAATAGAGCCACCAGTCTGAAAGGTGATTCCAAAATAGATTAGATTATAGAAACAATATCATCAACATTGACAGAATGAGCATCCATGGGAGACATATTTGATTTCAAACTTCTTACTACCACACACCCCATCATTCTTCTCAAAATTCTTTAGTGTCAAATGTGGCGGCAATCTAAATCTGCATGAAACTCCATCAAACAAGGCAATCACATCTATATAATGAAAAAGTGTACTAGTCACTGATTCTAAAAGATTGTTCCTGTTTACATATTTGTGAATAATTGATTGATTGCCAACCTGTTCTTGATATCATCCTCTTTACGACCAAGAAATGGACGGTCCACAGTGAGTACAATCCCCTTAAAACCAGCCTTTTCTGCTCGCTTCACAAGTTGTGCAGCTATATTCCTGTCTTTATATACCTAAAGATAGAGTAGGTAACAAAGAGTAGAATAAGCAGACATCaaaagaggaagatgcacaacacATTACAGCAAAGAAGCTTTGAAAGAAATCTACCGGATATTCTcttaaggtgaaaactcaggtgcaatcgacttcatgtaaagttgatagctgagagaccgttaaatgaaaatttagtcaaatcatttaatgGCTTTCActtatcaacttcatgtgaagttgactgtacctgagtttccaccttctCTTACTTATACTCACATATAGTTGGAAAAAACGAATGCCAGGTCCTGTTGAAGCAACCTCCTCAATACTACAAGTACTCACTGTTGATAGTGTCTGCAACAAATATTATGAAAGTTAATAAGTGCCTAAAGTTGTAAGCAAGAAGCAAACATTTTGCTTGGAAAGAAAACCAAACAAACCATAATAGTGTCAGCTTCTGATGCCGCTCTAGCTGTTGCTAATTCTCCTGCATAAAGCTTTATATGAAGACACAAAGTACTAGTATCTATCTATCTGCAATAACAAATgaattatgctacgtgtacaccaaaatcaataaccaaaatcagccaccagtataaaatacatcttgaaatacaaatacacattgaaaataaattaaatcacacatgtatttatacataaatacattggtggctggttttagtggctgattttggtgtacaaatagcattagAGTTTACCTTGAGGGTGTGCCATCTTTTGCATGCCTGTGGGTGCAATCATGATAGGCATTGAAATCTTGAACCCCAATATGCTTGTTGTCATGTCTACATTGCTTACATCTACAAGAATGCGTGGTCGCAACCTATATTTTAAATCAAACACCACTCATCTGAGAAGATCAAGGATTGAA is a window encoding:
- the LOC112783025 gene encoding glycolate oxidase encodes the protein MKKQITNVNEYEGIAKEKLPKMVYDYYASGAEDQWTLKENRNAFSRILLRPRILVDVSNVDMTTSILGFKISMPIMIAPTGMQKMAHPQGELATARAASEADTIMTLSTVSTCSIEEVASTGPGIRFFQLYVYKDRNIAAQLVKRAEKAGFKGIVLTVDRPFLGRKEDDIKNRFRLPPHLTLKNFEKNDGTGGSIQISHARGQIDPSLNWKDVKWLQTITSLPILVKGVLTAVDARLAIENGAAGIIVSNHGARQLDYVPATIMVLEEIVEAVEGRVPVLVDGGIRRGTDVFKALALGACGVFIGRAVVFSLAVDGEAGVRKVLKMLRDELEMTMALSGCPSLKHITRDRIKFACSL
- the LOC112783467 gene encoding uncharacterized protein; this translates as MTKKLSTLEFESPRVVSGEDSSCRSSCGSGAFGTVADSATIASFQGAIRKAVYAGTQPHFRSATFAAVWVAIDAEVAFDLSRSANQISCPWSLCCRFEMESHGEGSSDFSVQWTDGWSTDSTDDDEGSAARSLETEESQSAAGDREDGSVAGDEDSMPVPTGIHITADTQHGDKELRSAVLTAAALESAEYNSVEEAYKAYVTFAKATGFTVRKGDSVKNEEGNIVRNEPVTDVTGSVTNSLSCYLSDRSQKVQSKRKRKSNDEEELCKPREKLDSGLFGEYLEKIWRSFSEEKRRRCTYFDSLWFNLYRSKSSKDKVLAWIKKANIFSKAYVFVPIVCWGHWSLLIFCHFGESSQTNTRSPCMLLLDSLAMANPRRLEPEIRRFVLDIYQAANRPETKNIISRIPLLIPKVPQQRDGNECGNFVLYFIKLFLSLAPDDFSLEGYPYFMKKDWFTHEGLDRFREGLDSMG